DNA sequence from the Acidimicrobiales bacterium genome:
GTGGCTGGTCGCGGGTGTCGGCGTGGGCCTGGTGTGCGGTGTGCTCGCATCGCCCAGCGTCATGATCGGTCTGGCCCGCCGCGTCGACCCGGCGCCGGGAGCGGTTCGCGTGGAAGGCGCCGTCCTCGCCGTGGGGCTGGTCGCCGCCCTCGGCATCGGACTGGCCATCCTCCTGCTGACGGCGCGCCGGGCGGCGTCGGGCCGCGGAGGCGCAGGCAGTCGGCTCATGGGCGGCGGCCGGCTGCCTGGCCCCACCGGTGGGGTCCTCGGTGTCCGCTACGCGCTGCTCGCTGGACCGGCCGGTGGTGGCCGGACCAGCCGAGGGGCGGTCGCGGTGGTCGCCGCGGGCGTGGCGGGCGCCGTTGCGGCCCTCGTCGTGAGTGCGTCGATCGTGCGCCTGGCCGACGACTCGTCGCTGTCAGGTGGGCAGTCGGCTGCGACCAGGCTCGTCGACAGCGGCGAGTCCGTCGACGCCTACGACCGGGCGCTGCCCCTCCTGGCGGAGGACGACCGGGTGCAGATGCTGGCCGGGATCCACGTCACCTTCGACATCGACGCACCCGGCAGTGAGGAGTCCACTGCGCTCGTCTACGACATCCGCCGGGGGGACCTCGACGCCGCCGTGCTGCGGGGGCGGATGGGGACCCAGCCGGACGAGGTCGCCCTCGGGCCGGCCACCCTGGAGCGGACCGGCAAGCACATCGGCGACGACATCGAACTGCGCGGTCCGGCGGCAGCGCGCACGTTCCGGATCACCGGCGCCGTGCTGTTCCCGGAGGGCGACTTCTCTCACGACGACGGCGTGGCGTTGACGAGCGCAGCGGCCGACCGGATCGTCGGCGACATCCACGACGAGGCGCAGATCCACCAGATCGCATTCCGATGGAACGAGGGTGTGGATGCCACCGCCGCCGACCGGGAGCTGGCCGCCGCCGGCCTGCGCGTGTTCACCGACGAAAACGGTCTGCGACCGCCGGTGGTGACGAACTTGGCCGCCGTGGCGACCCTCCCCCGCTACCTGGCCGGGTTCCTCGGTCTCCTCGCCCTGGTCACCCTCGGCCACGCTCTCGTCGTCGGGGTGCGCCTGAGGAATCGGGAGACGGGCACCCTGCGGGCCATCGGGATGACGGCGGCCTCCTGCTCGTCTGCGGTGGTCGTCCAGGCGGCGACGATGGCCGGCGCCGCGGTGGTGGCGGGCGTGCCCGTCGGACTGTGGGCAGGACGGATCGTGTGGCGCCTGATCGCCGAGGCGGCGCACGTCGTCGTGGTCGCCGTGACGCCGTGGCCGGCCCTCGCCGTGCTCGTGGCCGCCACCCTGGTGGCGACCGCCCTCCTGTCCGTCGTGCCGTCATGGAGGGTCCTGTGCCTGCGACCGGCGAACGTCCTCCGTTCGGAGTAGCCGGCGCAGAGGCGGTGCGTCGCCTCCGGCCGTCGCCTACGTGATCGGTATCACCGGCTGCGGCCGGCTGTGGCGGGCGGGCGCAGGCTTCCTCCCAGCCAGGGGGGGAACGGCGACATCCCGGCGTAGCCCGGCGTCGTAACGCTCGACGCGGTTCTTGCCGTGGTCCTTGGCCGAGTACATGGCCACGTCGGCATCGCGCATGAGGCTGTCGGAGTCACTGTCGTCTCGTCGCAGGGCCAGCCCGGCGCTGGCGCCGACCTTGACGGAGACACCGGAGATCTCGACGGGGGCACCCAGGGCGGCCACGGCCCGCTCGGCGATGTCAACGGCGACGGCCGGCTCCGGGACGCCGTCGAGGAGCAGGGCGAACTCGTCGCCTCCCACCCGTGCCACCAGATCGCCCGGCCGCACGGCCTCGGCGAGGCGGGCGGCCACCGCGCACAGCACGGCGTCGCCGGCTGCGTGGCCGAACTCGTCGTTGACGTCCTTGAAGTCGTCGAGGTCGACGAAGAGCACGGCCTGTGTGCCGTCGCGCCGGTCGGGCCCCGACAGGGCGGCGTCGAGACGGGCCTCGAAGGCGCCCCTGTTGGCCACCCCCGTGAGTGCGTCCTGATTGGCGAGCAGCGTCAGGTTGCGGTGGCTGCTGGCGATGACCTCGGCCATCGTGTTGAAAGTGGCGGCCAGGATGCCGATCTCGTCGGCTCGCTGGACGTCGACGCGGTGGTCGAGGTCGCCGGCCGCCAGTCGGCCGGCCGACTCGCGCAGCCGGGCGACCGGCCGCAGGACCTCGGACGAGAGTCGCCGGGCGAACCGGACCACCAGCGCGGCGAGGAGCAGCCCCACCGCCGCCGTGGCCCAGGTGATGTCCCGCTCGAGGGTGGCCGCCGCCGACAGGTCGTGGCGAGCCAGGGCCCTGCTGGCGTCGGCCGCCTCGTCGAGCATGGCGAAGTTCTCACGTCCCTGGGCCACCTTGGACACGAAGTCGAAGGGCGTGAGAGTGGCGATGTCGACCGACCACAGCGCCTTCGAGAGGGCGAACTGGCGCTCGATGATCTCGCGCCCGCCGCCGGGACGCAGCGTGCGTATGGCTTCGGCGAAGCTGGCCTCCTCCTTGGTGGTCGCCGCCTGGAGCTTGATGCGGTCGACCGTCAAGGCCTGCACCGACGCCGAGCGGAGGAGGGCGGTCGTCACGATGTCGGCGCGCAGCTGCGAGAGCGCATCGGCGTCCTCCTCCATGCGTGTGGCCGTGTCCCGGAAGGCTTCGACGGTGAGGCGGGTGCCGACGAGGTTGGCGATCCCGCCGGCGGCGAAGACAACGAGGAAGACGGCGAAGGCACGGGTCCAGCGGGTTCTCAGGCTCCGCGCCACCCGGGGCGCTCGTGTGCCCGAGGTGGTGGCGCCCGCATCCGGCGCCGGTCTGTGCTTTCCCGCTCGAATCCTCGAAATGTCCTTCACCTCCACCGGAGCCGCCGCCAACGCAGGGGGTGGTTGTCTCGCCGGACGCCAGGCGCGAGCGTCTGTCTGTTCATCGGCAGGCGCAGCCGAACCTGTCGCCTCTCGGGAGGCAAACGAGGCCTGCGGCCGGCGATGGTCGGCCACACATTCGGTGCATTGCGACCTCAACCAGGAAAAGGTCGACCCGTCGCCGATCATCGCCAGGAGTATTCGCGTCGAAAGGCGGGACGCGGTGGCCGAACCGGGGGTCCCGGTCGTTCGAGCAGCCCTTCGGCGCCCGGTCCTAACGTCTCGGGCCATGGAACCGAGCGACATCACCACGACGCTGATGTCGCCGTTGAAGCCGCACCTCATCGTGCTGGTCGGCGCCACCGGCGACCTCGCCCGCCGCAAGCTGCTCCCCGGGATGTTGCACCTGTCGTCCAGCGGCCTCCTGCCCGAGTGCCGCATCGTGGGAACCTCACTCGACGACCTCGACACCGACGGGTTTCGCGAGGCGGCCAAGAAGGCGTGCGAGGAGTTCGCCCGGCCCGAGGTCATGGCCAGCCACTGGGCCTCGTTCGAGCCGAAGCTGACCTACATCCCCCAGGCCGCCGGTGCGGCAGGGCTGCGGGACGCGGTCGACCGGGCCGAGGCCGACCTCGGTCCCGAGCCGAGGCGCCTGCACTACCTCAGCGTGCCCCCGAAGGCGGCGACCGACGCCGTGCGGGTGCTGGGCAAGGCGGGGCTGGTCGAGCGGGCGCGAGTCGTGATGGAGAAGCCGTTCGGCACCGATCTGGCCAGCGCCTGCAGGCTCAACGCCACCCTGCACGAGACGTTCACGGAGCAGCAGATCTTCCGCATCGACCACTTCCTCGGCAAGGAGGCGGCGCAGAACATCCTCGCCTTCCGTTTCGCCAACGGGCTGTTCGAGCCGATCTGGAACCGGAACTTCATCGACCACGTGCAGATCGACGTGCCCGAGACCCTGTCGATCGGCAGCCGCATCGGCTTCTACGAGAGCACCGGCGCCTACCGCGACATGGTGGTGACCCATCTGTTCCAGGTGCTCGCCTTCGTGGCCATGGAGCCGCCCACCGCCCTCGAGCCGGGCGCCATCAGCGAGGAGAAGAACAAGGTCTTCCGCTCCCTGCTGCCCATCGACCCGTCGCAGGTGGTGCGGGGCCAGTACACCGGGTACCGCGACGAAGCGGGAGTGTCGGACTCGGAGACGGAGACGTTCGTCGCCCTCCGGTGCGCGATCGACAACTGGCGGTGGGCGGGCGTGCCGTTCTTCCTCCGCACGGGCAAGCGGATGGCCGAGGGGGCGCGGATCATCTCCATCGCGTTCCGAGAGCCCCCGAGGAGCATGTTCCCGAGGGGCTCCGGCATCGGCGGGCAGGGCCCGGACCACCTCACGTTCGACCTGGCCGACGCCTCGAAGCTGTCGCTGTCGTTCTACGGCAAGCGACCGGGTCCGGGGATGCGGCTCGACAAGCTGAGCCTCCAGTTCGCCCTCCACGAGACGGGGCGCGCGGCCGACGTGCTCGAGGCGTACGAGCGGCTGATCCACGACGCCATGAGCGGCGACCACACGCTGTTCACCACGGCGGAGGGCGTGGAACGCCTCTGGGAGGTGTCCGCTCCGCTGCTGGACTCGCCGCCGCCGGTCCGTCCCTACGCACCCGGCTCCTGGGGTCCGAACGCCATCCACCAGCTGGTGGCGCCGCACGCCTGGCGACTGCCCTTCGAGAGGACCTGGCGGCAGGGGACGTAGCGCTGGCCGGCGCGCGGTCTCCCGGTCGTTGGCAAGACTGGCGCCCAGCGCCCACACTCCCAGGAGGATCATCCATGACCGACCACCGAACGATGAACACGGTGATCCACGCTGCGGTACGCCGCGACCTGCGGCGCTTCGACGGGGCGCTGCGCTCGTTCCCCTCCGGATCGGAGCGGCGCGCCCACCAGCTGAAATCGGCCTGGGACAACCTGTCCTACCAGCTCCACCACCACCACGAGGACGAGGAGAACTACTTCTGGCCGGCACTCCGGGGCTTGGGTGCCGACGAGTCGCTCGTCGGAGATCTCCACGGCGAGCATGCCGTCATGCTTCGGGCCCTGCAGGGCGCCGACTCCGCCCTGGCCGCTCTCGCCGGTGACCCGTCGGCGGACAACGCCGCCGAGGCCGCCGCCGCGGTCAACCAGTTGGACGGCGTCGTGCAGGACCACCTCGTGCACGAGGAGCGCGACCTCGAGCCACTGGCCGCCCAGCACCGGGGTTCACCACAGATGAAGGCGGCGGCCGCGTCGGCCCGGAGGTCGCACGACGAGGGCGGCGGCGTCTTCTTCGCCTGGCTGAGCGACGGCATCGACACCGACACCGCCGCCGTGTTGCGCCGGGAGGTTCCCGCCCCGGTGCTGTTCATGCTCACCCGCCTCGGCCGGCGCGGCTACCAGCGGCGCATCGCGTCGGCCTGGTCCTGAACGACGCCCGGGGGGAGCGAGCCTCGCCGGTCGGCCTGCGGTCAGGCCGGCCGGCGCCCCGTGTAGGCGAGGAGCTTGTCCTGCGGGTCGGCATCTGCCGCCACGGGGAGCTCCGGCTTGAACACGCCCACGCGCTGCTCGTCGGTGAAACGGCCGTGGATCACGTCGTAGGCGGGACC
Encoded proteins:
- the zwf gene encoding glucose-6-phosphate dehydrogenase: MEPSDITTTLMSPLKPHLIVLVGATGDLARRKLLPGMLHLSSSGLLPECRIVGTSLDDLDTDGFREAAKKACEEFARPEVMASHWASFEPKLTYIPQAAGAAGLRDAVDRAEADLGPEPRRLHYLSVPPKAATDAVRVLGKAGLVERARVVMEKPFGTDLASACRLNATLHETFTEQQIFRIDHFLGKEAAQNILAFRFANGLFEPIWNRNFIDHVQIDVPETLSIGSRIGFYESTGAYRDMVVTHLFQVLAFVAMEPPTALEPGAISEEKNKVFRSLLPIDPSQVVRGQYTGYRDEAGVSDSETETFVALRCAIDNWRWAGVPFFLRTGKRMAEGARIISIAFREPPRSMFPRGSGIGGQGPDHLTFDLADASKLSLSFYGKRPGPGMRLDKLSLQFALHETGRAADVLEAYERLIHDAMSGDHTLFTTAEGVERLWEVSAPLLDSPPPVRPYAPGSWGPNAIHQLVAPHAWRLPFERTWRQGT
- a CDS encoding hemerythrin domain-containing protein — its product is MTDHRTMNTVIHAAVRRDLRRFDGALRSFPSGSERRAHQLKSAWDNLSYQLHHHHEDEENYFWPALRGLGADESLVGDLHGEHAVMLRALQGADSALAALAGDPSADNAAEAAAAVNQLDGVVQDHLVHEERDLEPLAAQHRGSPQMKAAAASARRSHDEGGGVFFAWLSDGIDTDTAAVLRREVPAPVLFMLTRLGRRGYQRRIASAWS
- a CDS encoding ABC transporter permease, giving the protein MAEAQDLVRSRRATTSDLVLVARAEWRARWRSQVVLVVLTAATFGVGIAALTAASRSESAFNRLRAATRSGDVSFVADGASREGLAGAVRAIPGVEAAGARVELFVRPKGTEYFPDYDLYASAPLTAADGAAVDRPVIIRGRAVRADRSDEVVLSEPLAASLHARVGSRITLESMTSAWVEKSFTGEDPGPSDGPDVDVDVVGLARGPGDFGRYKALVHLAPAFVERYGDVISTHFSVQARLTESARRLVDRGTLPHLEGTEVEPSQSRNAGATNDGLGTIAIGLRLLAAVALLAGAVATTLTLARLGRISMGDRRTLTALGWTEGRLVSALVIVFSPWLVAGVGVGLVCGVLASPSVMIGLARRVDPAPGAVRVEGAVLAVGLVAALGIGLAILLLTARRAASGRGGAGSRLMGGGRLPGPTGGVLGVRYALLAGPAGGGRTSRGAVAVVAAGVAGAVAALVVSASIVRLADDSSLSGGQSAATRLVDSGESVDAYDRALPLLAEDDRVQMLAGIHVTFDIDAPGSEESTALVYDIRRGDLDAAVLRGRMGTQPDEVALGPATLERTGKHIGDDIELRGPAAARTFRITGAVLFPEGDFSHDDGVALTSAAADRIVGDIHDEAQIHQIAFRWNEGVDATAADRELAAAGLRVFTDENGLRPPVVTNLAAVATLPRYLAGFLGLLALVTLGHALVVGVRLRNRETGTLRAIGMTAASCSSAVVVQAATMAGAAVVAGVPVGLWAGRIVWRLIAEAAHVVVVAVTPWPALAVLVAATLVATALLSVVPSWRVLCLRPANVLRSE
- a CDS encoding diguanylate cyclase, which gives rise to MARSLRTRWTRAFAVFLVVFAAGGIANLVGTRLTVEAFRDTATRMEEDADALSQLRADIVTTALLRSASVQALTVDRIKLQAATTKEEASFAEAIRTLRPGGGREIIERQFALSKALWSVDIATLTPFDFVSKVAQGRENFAMLDEAADASRALARHDLSAAATLERDITWATAAVGLLLAALVVRFARRLSSEVLRPVARLRESAGRLAAGDLDHRVDVQRADEIGILAATFNTMAEVIASSHRNLTLLANQDALTGVANRGAFEARLDAALSGPDRRDGTQAVLFVDLDDFKDVNDEFGHAAGDAVLCAVAARLAEAVRPGDLVARVGGDEFALLLDGVPEPAVAVDIAERAVAALGAPVEISGVSVKVGASAGLALRRDDSDSDSLMRDADVAMYSAKDHGKNRVERYDAGLRRDVAVPPLAGRKPAPARHSRPQPVIPIT